Sequence from the Aquimarina sp. Aq107 genome:
AAGCCCCTAGAACGGGTTGACCTGTTTGATCTACAACATTACCAGATAGTTCTCCATATACCTGAGCTCGTATCTGATTTATAAATAGTAAAGAAAGTATTAAAGCAGTATTTTTGATATTCATGACAATAGGTTTAAAGTGTTTTAAAATACATTTGTTTAATTTTTTAATGCAAATATTAAACAAATAGGTGTTATATAATAATAATTTTACACAATTTGGTGTTAAAAAATAGTTTTAATGAAGGTTTACGAATTAATTAAGCAGTTGATAGATCTAGTAGGAGAGTTTGTAAATGAGCGAAAAAGCAATGATATACATCTAAAATCCTTTATGAATTGGTTATCTAAGCGTATGGATCAAACTAGTGCTTCGGAAAATTATACTATTACGGGGCATAGTAGAGAAGCAGAAATAGCCGCACACATTGGTAGATTAAGTAGATATTCTAACACGTATATTAAATCGGCATTAGTTGATTTGCCATTTACTACTGATATGGATTTTGCTTTTACTGCTATTCTTCATCGATCAGGAAAGATAGGAAAAACGGATTTAATAAGAAAAATGGTGTATGATAAATCTTCTGGAATGGAGGTAATTAAGAGACTTCTCAAAAATGAAATCATAGAACAATTTCCAAATCCCGATGATAAAAGAAGTAAACTTTTGCGTCTTACAAAAAAAGGAGAAGAATATGTAATTATGGCATATGGTGAAGCAAGTAAAGCTGCAAATGTAGTAAGTGGTTGTCTTACAGAAAATGAACAGATATCATTATTGAATACTTTGAAAAAATTAGATGATTTTCATTTACCTATCTATCTGGAAGAAGAAAAGGATTTAGAAATAATTAGGGAAAAGTATTTTTTATAAAGTAAGATAAATCTAATCTTTAAAAATCTTAGTTGTAATATTCTAATTAATTAAATGTGTAAAATCTAAATCAGTATGTTTATCGTTCCAAATGAAAAGTTATTTTTGGTATCTAAACCTTAATTATGAATTTAAAACACTCTATTCTAAAAGTGCAAGCAGCTCTTGGTAATGTAAGAGCTATGGAAAAATTACATGTTGATACTTATACAGAGGATATAATCATTAAAGTTGAAGGTACTCGGGTTGCTACCTCACAATTAAATGAAATCTATATGGATATTGTGGAGTTGGCAGGTTATTATTATATAAAAACTATCGTTTTAGGTAGTTTTCATATTAAAACTTGGAAAGGAGTTAATCTGTTAATTGGTGGTAGTGATTTTGAGTTAAATTTGGTTTCAGATATGCAGGAGATAGAGTCCGATTTTTCAAACGTATCAAATAGAAGTATTACCCAAATAGATTTTATTATTGAAGAACAGGATCTTGATAAAATCAAACCATCGAAAATAAATTCAATAACGTTAACCTCAAAAAAGAAAACTGCTCATTTTGAAAACATTGTAATTCACGATGAAGAAGAATAGTTCGTTAAATCTTTTTTGAAAAATGTGATTTCACTATTTTTAAACTATGAATGCTACCTTAAATGTTGCTTTAATCCAATCTCATTTGGCGTGGGAAAACCCAGTACAAAATAGAGCTGTTTTTGAACAAAAAATCAATACTATAGATACCGAAGTAGATTTAATTATTTTGCCAGAAATGTTCACTACTGGATTCACAATGAATGTTATTGATGTTGCTGAGTCTATGAAAGGAGAAACAATCAATTGGCTTCAGAGATTAGCTAAAGAAAAGACTTGTGCAATTGCAGGGAGTATTATTGTAAAGGATGGTGAAAATTATTTTAACCGTTTTTTGTTTGTAAGTTCTGATGGAACTATTGAGAAATATGATAAGCATCAATTATTTACGCTGGCTAAAGAACAAGAAGTTTTTACAGCAGGTAATGATGAGGTAATTATCACATATAAGGGTTGGAAGATTAAACCACAAGTATGTTATGATCTTAGATTCCCTGTTTGGGCCAGAAATACTTCAGGATATGATGTGTTACTTTATGTAGCCAGTTGGCCAAAACCGCGAGTAAATGCTTGGGATGCTTTATTAAAAGCTAGGGCGATCGAAAACATGTCATATTGTATAGGTGTTAATAGGGTAGGTCTTGATGGTAAAGGATATGAATATAATGGACATTCTGCAGTTTATGATGTGTTAGGACATTCTGTTTTAGAAGAAAACCCTGTTGAAAAAGAAGCTATATTATATACAACTTTAAATAAATCTTATATAGAAAGAGTGCGCGAAAAACTACCGTTTTTGGCGGATGCAGATTTGTTTCAGATTACTCCAAAATAAAGGTTTGTTTTAACTCCCAATTAGCTCGTACTTCTATTGCTTCTGGGAAATAAACCACTTTTTCTGGTTGGATTCCTTTAAGGAAATTACCAGTATCCCATATTCCATTTTTATTGGAATCTAAAATCACACGTAAGTTATATTTTCCAGGGTCTAAGTTATCAAAAACAGTAGTCTCTTGTTTTGCAACTATTTTTTCAGATATAAATTTTCCTTGTTCATCAGTAACCTGAATCAATACGGGATATTCCTTTACATTTTCTAATGTAAAAAATATAGTACCATAATCTGCCAATTTTTTAGTTCTGAAATTAATACTGATAGTGTCGTTTACATTTCCTATAAAATCTTTAACAGCTTCTGGTAGTAATTGAATATTATATGCATTGCTCTCTGTTCTTTCGAAAGAAAATCTCGCCTCATTATTAATTTTATCTACTTCCATAGAAAATGGAACTTCTAAAGTATCTTTATCGGTTAACTTAATTAATTTCTCATTAACGGTTTCTATAGGTGTGCTAGAATAAAGCGTAAAATCTTGGTTAAAAGCTAGGTTTCCTTTAACATTACTGCTAAGCTTTATAGAATCTTTATATTGATCTTTAAATCTTGCAACAAGGGTATCTCTGTAATTTCTGGTATTAGTCACTTCAAAAATTAAAGAATCGGCTTGAAAAAAAGGTCTAAACCAGTAGTTCATTGTATCCTTTACTTTATCAGGGAAAATTCTAGTTTCGAAATTTTCTGGTGCCTTACTTATTAGATTAATTTTCATGTCTTCTAATTCACCTTCATATCCAAAGATAAATGCGTTTTTAGAAACTTGTTTTGGTTTAAGTGCTTTGAAATCCAAAACTTCTTCGAACAAATTTATCTTAAAGGTTTTTGCTGTATCTGCAGGCAGCGAAATAACATCATCATAAAAACCAATTTTATCTTGCTTAGGTTGATAGGTATAATTAGTAGCCGCGTCTTTAATCGCAATCAATTTATATGTTCCTTCTTTTAGGTTTTCTAAATCAAAATTAATGCTATCTAGAGTACTTGTAATATATCTTGGAACCTCATTAAAAACTAAAGAATCAGAATATTGTTCGTTTACTTCATACAAGGCGACCGTAATAAAAGGGTCTGCTTTTTTTTCTAACGCATCTGCAATAACTCCTTTTATACTAAGTGAATCTAAAGAATCTCCTGTAGAGAATACATATTTAAAAAAAGGATTAGGATTTCCCTCGTTATTGTCAACGATACTTTGACCAAAATTGATACTATATGTTGTGTTTTCTAATAAAGTATCTAAAAATTTAATTTTAAGGTATTTACTAGCACCTCCTAAAGGTGTTATTTCCGGTTTAGGATCCATAGGAGGGGATATGATGATTTGTTTTTGTGGGTCCTTTAGTTTTACATACTCATCAAAATAAATTCTAATTTCATTTCTATTAAAATTGGTTGAGTAGTTTGGAGGAATGGCTTTTACAAATTTTGGAGGGATTTCATCCTTTTCTCCACCTGTTATGGTACCCTTTTTGGCACAACCAACGATCAATAAGAAAGAAAAAGCAGTTAGTAATAACGTGTGGGATCTTTTATACATAGCTCCGTTACAATTTTTAAAGACACAAAGAAACGACTATTTATAACAAACAAAAAATCTATAGAGTGATAGCCATAGTCGCAATGCTTATTTTAATACCAGGTATTGATTTAAGAGCTTGTATGCAAGCTTCTAAAGTAGCACCTGTAGTTACAATATCATCAACAATCAAAATATGTTTGTTTGCCAATAAAGACTCATTTTGTATTCCAAATGTTTCAGAAGTGTTTATCCAGCGTGTAAGACGACTATTTTTCGATTGTTTTTTATTGTAGGAATTTTTTTTCAAAACAAAATCAACGTATTCTGCGTTCAATTTTTCTGCAATCTCTTGTCCAAACTTTTCCACCTGATTGAACCCTCTTTCTCGTAATCTCTTTGGGTGAAGAGGTACTGGTATTACAGTATCAATATTCTGATAAACAGAAGATTGACTTAGTTCTTGACCTAACCAAACACCGAGTTCTTTTCCTATTTCTTCTCTACCTCTATACTTAAGATTATGAATCAAATTTTGTACTAAACTATCCTTCTCAAAGAGCAATAAAGAGGTTGCATTTTCTATTTTAGCACGCCCATAAAATACTTTTTCGATCTTTTTAGCGTTAACCTTATGGAAATTACCTAAAGGAAGTTTATGTCTACAAGAAGTACATAAAATTCTTTCGTTTTTGTATAACGGGTTGTCACAGGCAGCACAATATATAGGATAAAATAAATAAGCTAAGTCGCTTAACATATTAGGTGAATTAACATTAATTATTATATTTAACTAAATTTACTATTTAACGTAACCATCAAAAATTAGAAATTTATTATGACAACTCAAAACAATAACTTGACCCTTAAGATACTAATCGGTGTTCTGGGAGCTCTTTTATTAATTCTGGGGATCTTCACGTATAAGTTTTACAACGAAGAAAAGAGAGAAAAAGCAATTTTGCAACAGGAAAAGGATTTAATTGAGAGTGAGCTTGGGGAATTAATTACAAAATATGATAATGCTATTGCTCTAAATGAAGTAATGGATGATCATTTATTAAAAGAAAAACAGCGTGTTGTTGTTTTGCTAGATAGTTTAAAAGACTATGATGCTAACGTAGCTTTGATCGCAAGGTATAGAAGAGAAGTTAGTAAGTTGAAAAAAGAGCGTGAAAGATTATTTAAACTAGCGGATAGTTTAACAACTGCAAATGCGCAGTTAGCTACAGATTTAGATAGTACTTCTACAGCATTGACAGAAAGAATTGTTTTTTCTGATTCTTTAGCAACACAGAATAGTAAATTAGCTGAAATAGTAGAAAGAGGTTCTGCTCTTCAGGCTTCAGGAATTAAAGCCGAAGGAGTTAGAGTTCGTAATAGTGGAAAAATCACGACTACTTCTAGATCTAGTAGAGCAGAAAAGGTAAGAGTTTGTTTTACACTTTCACCGAACAAGTTAACTGAAAAAGGAGATAAGGAATTATTCGTTCAGGTAATCAACCCAGAAAACAACCTAATTGGAGATAAAATTTCTGTAAATTTTGACGATGCTGTATTAACATATAGTGGTCGTAATAAGGTGTTTTATGAGAATGATGCCTTAGATGTGTGTGTTTTAGTAGATACTGCAGAAGGTGAATTGATGAAAGGTAATTATGTAGTAAATTTATTCTCTGGACCTAGAATGATCTCTAATACACAGTTTGAATTGAAATAAGATAGTTTAAAATATAGAAAATGAACCACCATGTCATTATTGATATGGTGGTTTTTTTATGTTTTTGTCAGAAATTACTTTATACAGTCATTAATTAAATAAATTCGTTTTCAATTCTTGTAAAT
This genomic interval carries:
- a CDS encoding MarR family winged helix-turn-helix transcriptional regulator translates to MKVYELIKQLIDLVGEFVNERKSNDIHLKSFMNWLSKRMDQTSASENYTITGHSREAEIAAHIGRLSRYSNTYIKSALVDLPFTTDMDFAFTAILHRSGKIGKTDLIRKMVYDKSSGMEVIKRLLKNEIIEQFPNPDDKRSKLLRLTKKGEEYVIMAYGEASKAANVVSGCLTENEQISLLNTLKKLDDFHLPIYLEEEKDLEIIREKYFL
- a CDS encoding amidohydrolase translates to MNATLNVALIQSHLAWENPVQNRAVFEQKINTIDTEVDLIILPEMFTTGFTMNVIDVAESMKGETINWLQRLAKEKTCAIAGSIIVKDGENYFNRFLFVSSDGTIEKYDKHQLFTLAKEQEVFTAGNDEVIITYKGWKIKPQVCYDLRFPVWARNTSGYDVLLYVASWPKPRVNAWDALLKARAIENMSYCIGVNRVGLDGKGYEYNGHSAVYDVLGHSVLEENPVEKEAILYTTLNKSYIERVREKLPFLADADLFQITPK
- a CDS encoding ComF family protein, whose amino-acid sequence is MLSDLAYLFYPIYCAACDNPLYKNERILCTSCRHKLPLGNFHKVNAKKIEKVFYGRAKIENATSLLLFEKDSLVQNLIHNLKYRGREEIGKELGVWLGQELSQSSVYQNIDTVIPVPLHPKRLRERGFNQVEKFGQEIAEKLNAEYVDFVLKKNSYNKKQSKNSRLTRWINTSETFGIQNESLLANKHILIVDDIVTTGATLEACIQALKSIPGIKISIATMAITL
- a CDS encoding Ig-like domain-containing protein; translation: MYKRSHTLLLTAFSFLLIVGCAKKGTITGGEKDEIPPKFVKAIPPNYSTNFNRNEIRIYFDEYVKLKDPQKQIIISPPMDPKPEITPLGGASKYLKIKFLDTLLENTTYSINFGQSIVDNNEGNPNPFFKYVFSTGDSLDSLSIKGVIADALEKKADPFITVALYEVNEQYSDSLVFNEVPRYITSTLDSINFDLENLKEGTYKLIAIKDAATNYTYQPKQDKIGFYDDVISLPADTAKTFKINLFEEVLDFKALKPKQVSKNAFIFGYEGELEDMKINLISKAPENFETRIFPDKVKDTMNYWFRPFFQADSLIFEVTNTRNYRDTLVARFKDQYKDSIKLSSNVKGNLAFNQDFTLYSSTPIETVNEKLIKLTDKDTLEVPFSMEVDKINNEARFSFERTESNAYNIQLLPEAVKDFIGNVNDTISINFRTKKLADYGTIFFTLENVKEYPVLIQVTDEQGKFISEKIVAKQETTVFDNLDPGKYNLRVILDSNKNGIWDTGNFLKGIQPEKVVYFPEAIEVRANWELKQTFILE